The following is a genomic window from Hymenobacter monticola.
CACTATTTTGGACAAGATTTCGCGCTCCGGCTACGAGAGCCTGAGCAAGGAAGAAAAGCAGAAGCTGTTCCGGGCCAGCCAGCATTAGGACCGTCGAAGGCAATGAAAAAGCGTGGTTGGTGGCTGCTTCTGCTGTGCTTGGGGCTGCACGTTGGCCCGGCCCGGGCCTGCCTCAACGACCATGCCGCCACCAAGCTGGACGGCACGTGGCAAAGCTCAGACGATGAAAGCATGGTCATGGGCCCGGTTCCGGTAGGGCGAAACCTGGCGGCCGAAGCCCTGGCCAACCGGCGTCGCCTGCAACAGTTCGACAGCCTCTGGCGCACCCGCCACCGGTTGGCCGATTACGCCGGCTACGGCCTGACGCTGGTTTACCTGGGGCGCTACGCTGAGGCGCGCAAAGTGTTTGAGCAACTGGACACCTGGCGGCCCAACCAGTACGAAACTGCTGCCAACCTGGGCACCGTGTACGAGCTGCTGGGCAACCCTTATTTGGCGCTGAAATGGATACAGAAATCCATTCAACTCAATCCCCGTTCGCACCAGGGCACGGAGTGGCTGCACGTCAATATTTTGCAGGCCAAGCTGCGCGGGGCGCGGGCCATCAACTCCGAGTACCTGCTGGGGGTTGATTTCGGCGAGGGCGCGGCCCCGGTGCCGGGCCTGCGTGGCAGCCGGCCGCTCGATTCCATTCAACACGCGCTTTACTACCAATTATCGGAGCGCCTGAGCTTTGTGCGCCCGCCCGACCCCATTGTGGCGCAGTTGCTGTTCAACCTCGGCAACGTTTATGCGCTGACCAGCAACCTGGAATCATCGGAGCGGGTGTATGCCGAAGCTGAGCGCTATGGCTACCACGGCCAGTTGCTGCGGAAGCGGAAGGCCTACTTCTGGTGGCTGCGGGCCGGAACAGACATTATTCCCCAGCTTATCTTGGTGGCGCTGCTTGGCTTGGTCGGATTTGGCTGCTGGCGGCTGGGCAAAGTCCTGCGCCGCCGCTTTGTCCGGCCGGCCTAGCCCGGAGTTGTGCCTGAGCACCTGAAGTGTGCATGCGCGCCGCTTCGGACAGCCGCCAGCCCGCTGCAGAACCGTGTGAGGTGCTATTTTAGCAACCCCAACGCCATTCGTCGCTCATGTTTTCGGCCGCCCGTATTCAAGCCCTGCGCAAAAGCAAAGGTTATTCGCAAGAGCTGCTGGCCGAGCAGTCCGGAGTGAGCTTGCGCACCATTCAGCGGGTGGAGCAGGGCGAAACCGTGCCGCGTGGCCACACCGTGCAGGCCCTGGCCGCAGCCCTGGACGTACCGCTGGAGGCGCTGCTGGCTTTGCCGAAGCCAGTGGCAGAAGCCACAATGGAGCCGTCGGGTTCGGTACCCGTGCCCGGGGCGCCGGCAGTTTCGCGGCTGCCTGACGCGCCCGCTCCACTATTGACGCCTGCCGCCCCTGCGCCGCCCGCAAGTTCCGCCTTGCCCTCCGACCCGCAAGCCCTGGAGCTGCTCAACCTGAGTGCGCTCTGCCTGCTGGTGTTTCCATTCCTCAACCTGCTGGCGCCCTACCTGCTTTGGCGCAAGCACCGCCACGACACGGCCCACGCCGCCGAAGTGGGCCGCCGGGTGCTCGGGTTTCAGGTGCTGTGGCAGGTGGCCAGCTTCTTCAGCTACCTGATGGTGCTGCTGCTGCAAGCCGCCATGTTCTTCTACTTCGGGGTGGTGCTGAAGGGCGTCTTTCTCGGCGTTTTCGTGCTCACTTATTTGGTCAATGTCGTGACGGTGGGCTACAACCAGCTGCTGTTGCGGCGCGGCCAACTCGATATTTACCCCATTCGGCTTTAACTGGAGGTGAAATTATAGTGATTGCAGGACAATAAGTTATGGCAAGTGGCGGCAAAATGTCGCCACAATGGCGCCGGGAGTGGGGGAGGTAGCCGGGTAGGTTTGACCCGTCAACCACCGCTCATTTCTGCACCCATGAAAACCCTCTCCAAAATCCTGCTGGCCATCTTCGCGCTGTTTGTGCTCAGCGGCATCGGTGGCTATTTCTACTTCCGCAAGCAGTTCCAGGCGCCGGCCAATCAGCTCACGGTTTCGCAGCTGCCCGCCACTTCCCGCTTCGCATGGCGGGCCGATACCACCGGCTCGCACATCACGCCCCACGCCGTGCTGCTGGTGCCCGTGACGCTGCCCAACTGCCCGCGCACCTGCTACCTGCAGTTCGACACCGGCGCGCCCTACTCGTTGCTCTACTCGCACGCGCTGGCCGCCCTCCAGGCCCGCTACCCCGCCACCGGCCCGGCCCTAAAACCCCAGGCCGACGCCCTCCAGAACTTTCAGTTCGCCATCGGCCAAGGCCAGGTAGCGGCGCGCACCATTCGGGTGCGTGAAATGGGTGCCCGCACGTTGCCCGCCGACAGCGCTGCGCCTTTCGTCATTGGTACCCTGGGCACCGACGTGCTGGAAGGCCGCGTGCTCATCATCGACTACGCCCGCCAGCGCTTCGAACTGCGCACCAACGTGCCCGATAGCCTAGCCCGTCAGGCCGTATTTGCTCCCATGACTTTTGAGCAGCGCCGCCTGCTGCTCAACGCCGGCCTGAAGGAGGCCGACAAACAGCTGTATTTCGACTCTGGAAGCAGCGCCTTCGCCTTGCTTACCTCGCAGGCTACCTGGCAGGAAATGGCACGGCCGGGCGCACCCGACCAAGTCACGCCGGTCAATTCCTGGGGCAAAACCCTGACAGCCCACACCGTGCCCACTGCCGCCAGCCTGCAGATTGGCACCAGGACCCTCCCGCTGGGTACCGTCACCTACATCGACGGCACCAGCTTCATGGAGCGCATGCTGATGCAGTTTTCCGGCATGGGCGGTATGCTCGGCAACGAAGTTTTCAGCCAACACACCCTGATTCTGGACGTGAAGGGCCGTCGGTACGGATTGGTGTCCCGCTAGCCATAGGCCAACTCAATCAGTAGATGTCGTATTTGATATCAGGCCGGTCATGGGTATAGAAGTAGGCATAGTTCGAGCACATCTCTTCCCAGCCCGCTTCGGTGGTGAACTTCTCCTTCATCACATCCTCCCAGGCCAGGCGCATTTGCCGGGCGCACACCAGGGGGCGAACCTGGCCCACGCCCGTGCCCAGCCCCGGCACAGCCAGCGTTTTTACCACGTCGCTTACAGCCTGGCCGGAAGCCAGCTTGCCGTAGCGCACCAGCGTCAGGATGGCTTTCATGGCCAGGTACACATTGGGGCCGCGCGTGATGGTCATGGGCGTACGCATGGTTGGCGCCGCTATCAGGTAGGGGAAGTTGGCGTGGCCAGTCGGAATGATTTCCGCCTGGCCCACCAGTAACTCTCCGTAATATTTCTCGCGGATAATGCGCTGCAGGTCCTTTTCCAGGTGCCAGCCCAGGTTTTTGGAGATGGCAAAATCCAGCCCGCCGTTCATGTAGCCGAAGCTGTTGGCCGGGCTGATGAGCGCATCGGCGGGGTAATCGAAAATGGAGCCGAGGCGAACGGTAACTTGCGGTACGTCGGCAAAAACTTTTTCCCAGGCGTCAGTAATTTCTGGGTTGGTGGCAATCAGGTTTAGGTGCATGAATAAGATTTAGCCCGCAAGATACTGGCTGCTAGCCGCATTCAAACAGAAAGGCCGCCCCGCACAATGCGAAGCGGCCTTTCAGCTTAAGCAAATGCTTCAAAAACTACGCCGGCTGGGCAGCGCTCATTTTGTCGAGGGCGTCCATCACCTCTTTCACGTGGCCGCGCGAGGTTTCGAGCAGGGCTTTCTCTTCGTCGTTTAGTTGCAGCTCAATCACCTTCTCGATGCCGTTTTTGCCCAGGATAACCGGGGCGCCCAGGTACACGCCGTCGATGCCGTACTCGCCTTCCAGCTTGATGCACACCGGGAACACGCGGCGCTGGTCGCGCACGATGGCTTCCACCATCTGGGCCGCGGCCGCGCCGGGGGCGTACCAGGCCGAGGTGCCCATCAGCTTCACCAGTTCGCCGCCGCCGTTGGTGGTGCGGGCCACAATGGCGTCCAGCTCTTCTTTGCCAATGAGTTCCGTTACGGGGATGCCGCCCACGGTGGTGTAGCGGGGCAGGGGCACCATGGTGTCGCCGTGGCCGCCCATGAGCACGGCCTGAATGTCTTTCGGGCTCACGTTCAGGGCCTCGGCCAGGAAGGCGCGGTAGCGGGCCGTGTCCAGAATGCCGGCCATGCCGAACACCTTGGTGCGGTCGAGGCCGGAGGTGAGGTGGGCCTGGTAAGTCATCACGTCGAGCGGGTTGCTCACGATGATGATGATGGCGTTGGGCGAGTACTTCACCACCTGCTCGGTCACCGATTTCACGATGCCGGCGTTGGTCGAAATTAGGTCGTCGCGAGTCATGCCGGGCTTGCGGGGCAGGCCCGAGGTAATCACTACCACATCAGAACCGGCCGTACGGCTGTAGTCGCCGGTCACGCCCACCGTGCGCGAGTCGTAGCCGATGATGGGCGCTTTTTGCCAGATGTCGAGGGCTTTGCCTTCGGCGAAACCTTCCTTGATGTCAACCAGAACAATTTCGTTGGCGATTTCACGCGTGGCGAGCACATCGGCGCAGGTTGCGCCCACGTTGCCGGCTCCGACTACGGTAACTTTCATTGGGATGGGAGTTGGATGAGAAAACGATGTCGGCCGTAAAAGTAAGGCCGAATGCAAATTGTGCGGGCAGAAAATCCGGGTTTTTACTGGGACGGTTGATACATCGCTCCGCGTCCGCTACATCCGCTGCACCGTAAGCACCCGCTCGGTAGCGTCCTCCACCTTGAATCGGTCGTCGACGCGCCAGCCCACCACCCAGCAGATTTTGCCGTCGGCCGAGGTGAGCACGCGCACCTCATCTTTCAAATTGAGCGGCACTTTCTGGTCAATTAAAAAGTCGCTGAGCAGCTTCTTGCCCTTCATGCCCAGCGGCATAAACCAGTCGCCTTCCTGCCAGCGGCGCAAGGTGAGCGGGAATTTCAGCTTGTCGGCATCCAGCGCCGCCGTGCTTTTCGAGCGCGGGATGATGAAGTGCTTTGCGTCATCGTGTAGCTCAGCCTTGAGGCGCATGCCGTCGGCCAGCAAATCGGTTTGGCCCGCCACCAGCTGGAAGGTGCCGTATTGCGACGTGCGCCGCGGGGTGATGACCAGATGCTCCCGGTCCTTCACCAGCCGGTGCGTGGGCGAGTCAAACCGCCGACCGCTCTCGCCGCCAAACGCCGCTACAATGTCCTTCACCACCGGCCACGAAAAGCCGAAAGGCCGCAGCAACTCGTGCAGTACCAACGTAGTAGCCGCCGTTTTTTGCAGCGTGCTGATGTTTAAATAGGTCACCTCGTCCTCGTCGCGGCGGGCCTGGGCGGCGGTATCCTCCACGTAGCGGCGCACAATTTCTTCGGCTCCACCCACGCGCTCGGCGGTGGCGGCCATGGTTTGGTCGAGGTTGGGGTTGATTTCGCGCAGCACGGGCAGCACCTCGTGGCGCAGCAGGTTGCGCTGGTACACGGGGCTGTCGTTGCTGTCGTCTTCGCGCCAGCGCAGGCCGCGCTCCACCAGGTAGTCGTGCAGGTCGTCGCGGCCCAGGCCCAGCAGTGGGCGCACCACGTGGCCATTTTTCACCTGAATGCCGTGCAGGCCGGCCAGGCCGGTGCCGTGCGTGAGGTTGAGAATCATGGTTTCGGCCTGGTCGCGCTGGTGGTGGGCGGTGGCAATGGCGGCCAGCTGCTCCCGTTCCCGCACTTCTTCAAACCAGCGGTAGCGCAGCAGGCGGGCCGCCATTTGCGTTGAAATGCCTTCCTGCTCGGCAAATTCCTTGGTGCGGAAAAACTCGGCAAAGTAGGGGAGGCCGTACTGCTTGGCCAGCTTGCGCACAAACTGCTCGTCGGCGTCGGCATCTTCGCCGCGCAGGCCGAAGTGGCAGTGCGCCACCGCTACCTGAACCCGGAGGCGATGCAAAATGTCTAACAGCACCACCGAATCGAGTCCGCCGCTGACGGCGACCAGAATGGGGTCGTTTTCGATGGAAAAAAGGTCGTGCTCCTCAATGAAGCGGCGTACGGCATCAAGCATAGTAACAGAAGTATTCAAATAAAAAGCCGGTCATGCCCATCTGGCGTCCGCGTAGCCGAAGCATCTCTGCCGCAGCAGTAAATAATTGAATTGCGCAGTAGAACTGCGGCTGCGCTCAGCATGACCGCCGGGTAACCAAGCTTGCGCGGGCCCCGCAGACACTACACCGCAAAGATGGCCGTTAGCGCGGGCCCCGTCCGTACCTTTGACCACCGAATGTCTTTCTTCCGCTTTTTAGTTCTGCTCTTTGCGCTGGGGCCGCTGCTGGGCCACGCTCAAAACCCGACGGTGGCGCGCCCTGGTGCTGCTAAAGCGCCGGTTGCTCCACCGCGGGCAACCACCGGCACGCCGCCGGCCAAGGGGGCGCCCATCAAGCTGCTCACCTCGGGCCAGTTGGTGGGTGGCGTATTTGATGGGGTGAAGATTCGGAAGCTGATTGGCAACGTCAGCTTTCAGCAGGACGACGTGTTCTTGTATTGCGATTCGGCCTACCAGTACATTGATAACAACCAGGTAGAGGCTTTCAGCAACGTGCGCGTGGTGCAGAGCGACACCATGACCATCACCGGCGACCACGGCTTCTACGACGGCGCCAAGCGCACGGCCCGCATGACCGGCAACGTGGTGATGCGCGACACCCGCATGACCCTCACGGCCCCCTCGCTGGAGTACGACATGAACCGGAAGACGGCCTACTACACCGAAACCGGCCACCTCACCGACCCGCAAAACACCCTCGACAGCCAGGAAGGCTTCTACGACCGCAACTCCAAGGTCTTCCTCTTCAAGCGCAACGTGCACTTGGTGACGCCTGATTCGGAACTGAACAATGACACGCTGCGCTACAACACCGTCACCAAAATTGCCTACTTCAACGGCCCCACGCGCATTAAAGGCAAGCAGGGCAACCTCTACGCCGAGGGCGGCAACTACAACACCATCACGCGCGTCTCAGACTTCAAGAAGAACGCGAAAATCGACACGCCCAACTACCTGCTGGGCGGCGACAACCTGGTGTACGATGAGCTAAAGCTCTACGGCGTAGCCAAGGGGCATGTGTCCCTCACGTCCAAGAAAGACAACCTCGTGTTACGCGGCGACGCCGGCAAATACTGGCGCGCGCTGGGGCGCACCAAGCTTTATGGCGGCCGGCCAGTAGTGCGCAACATCGGCTCTCAGAAAGACACGCTCTACATGGCTGCTGATACGCTCATCAGCATAGAAGCCCGGCCCGGCCAAACCACCAAGCGCACTGTGCTTTACGCGTTTCCGCGGGTGCAGATTTTCCGGGGCAACCTGCAGGGCATCTGCGACTCGCTGACCTACGACCGGCAGGACAGCATCATCTACCTCAACCAAGACCCCGTGCTGTGGCAGGCCAAAAACCAGCTCACCGCCGACTCGATGCAGATTCGCTCGAAGCGCGGCAAGGTGGATGAGATGCGCCTGTATGCCAACGCCTTCGCCGTGAGTCAGGACACGCTCCTGAATTTCAACCAGACCAAGGGGCGCAACATGATTTCGTATTTCCGCGACAACAAAATCCGACGCGTCGATGTGCTGGGCAACGCGGAAAGCATCTTCTACGCCCTCGACGGCGACACCGCTACCACCGGCATGAACCGGGTGCTCTCGGCCAACATGCGGATGCTGTTTGTTGATAGCAAGCTCAACAAAATATCGGTGCTCTCGAACCCCGAGGCTAAGTTTATTCCGCCCCACGAACTCAAGCCCGCCGATGAGCGCCTGAAGAACTTCCGCTGGCGCGCCAAGGAACGGCCCACCCGCCGGCAGGTGTTGGGCAAGCAGTTCGACGACCGGCCCAAAAAGCCCAAGGCCGTTAAGAAGAAAACCAAAACGACTCCCAAAAAAGCCCCCAAGGCCAAGCCCACCCCGAAAAAGACGACGGCCAAGCCCGCAAAGCCGGTGGCCAATGCCGCGCAGCTTCCCGCTGGCCCCGCTGCCAGCCCGGGGGCACCCAAAATTCCGGCCGCGCGGCGCTAGCTGCAACCTTTGGCCGCCGCCGCGCACTCTAGTGGCCGGTGGCCCGGCCCGATTCGGCGCCCCGTTTGCCTTCGCCGGCTCAAATCGTTACCTTTGCACCCCTTATGCCGATTTCCCGCCTCACGGTTCTGTTTCTGCTGGTTAGCACGCTCTTGCTGGGCGCTTGCGCCAGCGGCTACCAAAAATTGCTGAAAAGCACCGACGTCAATAAAAAGTACGCCGCGGCCGTGCAGTACTACGAAAAGGGTGACTTTTTCCGGGCCGGCACGCTGCTCGAAGACCTCATCCCGTTGCTGAAAGGCCGCCCCGAAGCCGAAAAAGCACAGTTCTACTTCGCCAACACCAACTACAAGCAGCGCAACTATGTGCTGAGCGCGTTCTACTTCAAGCAGTTCACTGACACGTATCCAAACTCGGAGTACACCGAAGAAGCCACGTTTCTGAATGCCAAGTCGCTGTTCCTGGACTCGCCCGGCTTTGAACTCGACCAAACCAACACGGTATCGGCCCTCGAATCCATCCAGGATTTCCTGAACCGCTACCCCGACAGCAAGTTCAAGGCCGAAACCGATAACATGGCCCAGGAGCTGCAGAAGAAGCTGGAGAACAAGGCTTTCGAAAGCGCCCGCCTCTATTACCAGCTGCGCTACAACCAGGCAGCCGTGGTGGCCCTCACCAATTTTCAGCTGCAATACCCCGCCTCGGCCTTTGCCGAGCAAGCGGCCTTCCTGCGCCTCACCGCCCAGTATTCGTGGGCCAAGGAAAGCGTGGAGTCCAAGCAGCGTGAGCGGTATCTGGAAGCCGTGAGCTTCTACCAGCAGTTCGTCGATACGTACCCCAAGAGCAAAAACCTCAAAGCCGCGCAGGACATGTACGATTCCAGCCAGGCCGAAATTACCCGTTTGAAAGCCGTGCCCACTGCTGCGGCCAATTAATCTTTTGTTGTTAGTTGCCTGTTGCAGATTTACTTCTGACACCGCACGGGCCTGACAACTGACAACAAATCACTATTAACTAATCTGTGCCCATGAAACCCAATCCCAACGCCGTATCGAGCTCCATCGTAACGCGCAACATCGCCGACATTACCGGCGACAACGGCAATGTGTACGAGGCCATTTCCGTGATTTCGAAGCGCGCCAACCAACTGTCGGTGAAGCTGAAAGAGGAATTGAACGACAAGCTGGCCGAGTTTGCCTCCACGGTCGACAACCTGGAAGAAGTATTCGAAAACCGCGAGCAAATCGAGGTTTCGAAGCAGTACGAGCGCATGCCCAAGCCCACGAGCCTCGCCATTGAGGAGTTTCTGCAGGGTAAAATCTATTACAGCACGCCCGAGCCCGAGGAGGTTCAGATTCCCCGCGAGCTGTTCTAAGACGCGGCTGTAAGTAGCCAATCGAAGAGAACGTCATGCTGAGCGCAGCCGAAGCATCTCGCGTGCAAGAGTAAATAATTACTTCTGCACGCGAGATGCTTCGGCTGCGCTCAGCATGACGTTCTTTTGTCAAAAGCAAATCCTCAATCATGGCCGACCTTACCCCGCCACGCAACGCCCTGCACGGCCGCCGCATTTTGCTGGGCGTGAGCGGCAGCATCGCAGCCTACAAAGCCGCGCCGCTCACCCGCCTGCTGGTGAAGGCGGGGGCCGAAGTGCAGGTCATCCTCACCGAAGCTGCTGCCGCTTTTGTCACGCCGCTCACCTTGGGCACGCTCTCCAAAAAGCCCGTGCTGACCGGCTTTTTGCGCAATGCCGCGGCCGGCGAGTGGCACAACCACGTGGAGCTGGGCCTGTGGGCCGATGCCCTGCTGATTGCGCCCGCCAGCGCCAATACCATCGGCCAGCTGGCCAACGGCCTGTGCCCGAACCTGCTATGCGCGGTGTACTTGTCGGCCCGCTGCCCGGTGTTTCTGGCCCCGGCCATGGATTTGGACATGTACGCCCACCCAGCCGTGACGCAAAACCTAGCCCGGCTGCGCTCCTTCGGTAACCACGTATTTGACTCGCCCAGCGGCGAGCTGGCCAGCGGCCTCAGCGGCCACGGCCGCATGCTAGAGCCGGAAGACATTGTGGAGGAGCTGGAGCAGTTTTTTGAAAAATAGCCCGTCCGTCATGCCAAGCGCAGCCGAGGCATCTCGCTTGTGGTAGTAAATTCTAATGACTGGATTACTTCCCCATGCGAGATGCCTCGGCTGCGCTCGGCATGACGTTCTTTGCAAGGCTTATACTTTTCTCAACCATGCACGTCCTCCTCACCGCCGGCCCCACCTACGAACCGCTCGACCCCGTCCGCTTCCTCGGCAACCGTTCGACGGGAAAAATGGGCTATGCGCTGGCCGAAGCTTTCGCGGCCGAAGGTGCACAAGTGACGCTGGTGAGCGGCCCCAGCCAGCTGGCCGACCCGGCCAATCCGCGGATTCAGACCGTGCGGGTGGAGACGGCGGCCGAGATGTTTGCGGCGGCTTCGGCCGCGGCTGAGGTGGCCGATGTATGGGTATTTGCAGCGGCGGTGGCCGACTACCGGCCGGCGCAGGTAGCAGCCGAAAAGATTAAGAAAGCGGGCGAAACGCTGACGCTGGAGCTGGTGAAAAACGTAGACATTGCCGCCACGCTCGGCCAACAGAAGCGGGCTGAACAATTTGCCGTGGGTTTTGCGTTGGAGACTACGAACGAGCTGGCCCACGCCCAGGACAAGCTGTACCGCAAAAACTTCGACCTGGTGGTGTTGAATTCACTGCGCGACCCGGGCGCCGGGTTCGGCCACGACACCAACAAGGTGACCGTGCTGGATGCGGCCGGCCAAATCGTTAATTTTGAATTACAGTCCAAAGCCGAGGTGGCCCGTGGGCTGGTTAGCCTGATTTTGGCCCGCCGGGCCGCAAAACTTTGATGCTCATGCTGCGAAAGCTTCTCGCCGTCCTGCTTTTGGTTGTTTGCTTGCTGTTGGCTGGCCCTGTTGCCCGCGCGCAGGAGCTGCAGGCCGAGGTGCAGGTAACCACCCAAAACGTTACCATCACCGACCCAACGCTGGTGACGCAGATGCAGAATGAAATCCGCAACCTGCTCAACACCACGGCTTGGACGACGCAAACCTATCGGCCCGACGAGCGCATCAAGGTGCGCATGTTCATCGGCATCACGGCCATCCCGCAAAACGGCACTTACAACGCCACCATGCGCCTGATTTCGACGCGCCCGGTGTACGGCACCGGCTACGAAACCAACGTCATCAGCCTCACCGACCGCAGCTTCAACTTCAACTACTCGCCCCAAAACCCCATCGCCTTCTCGCAAAACAGCTTCACGTCCAATCTGGCGTCGCTGCTGGGGTACTACGCCTACCTGGTGATTGGCATCGACCGCGACACGTTCGGCCGGCTCGGGGGCACGCCGTACTACGAGCTGGCGCGCAACATCGTCAACTACTCGGCCAACCAAACCCTCACCAACGAGCCCGACGAAGGATGGCGCGGCTCGGGCTCGCGCGAGCGACACAACCTGCTCGACAACCTGACCGACCCGCAGCTTGAAGCCTTCCGCCTCGGGTTTTATAACTACTATCGTTTGGGCATGGATTTATTCATCGAAAAGCCCGAAGAAGCCCGCGCTTCGGTGATGACCGCCCTCACGGGCATTCAAAAAGCCGTGGTGACGCGCCCCACCGCGCTGATAACCCGGGCATTTTTCGACGCCAAAGCCGACGAAATTGCCAACATATTCCGCACCAGCCCCGACGCGAGCCAGAAGCAACAATTGGTGGCCATGCTTACGGAGGTAGACCCCGGCAACTCCGCTAAGTATCAAACGGTGCTGCAATAAATTATGAATTATCAATGATGAATTCAGAATTGTTGTACAGGCGATTCTTGAATTCATCATTGATAATTTAAAATTCATAATTAATTATAATGTTAGTCGATTTACGAATTAAAAATTACGCGCTGATTGAGCAGCTGGAGCTGCGTCCGTCGCCGCTGTTGAATATCATTACGGGCGAAACCGGGGCCGGCAAATCCATCATGCTGGGCGCCATTGGCCTGCTGCTGGGTAACCGCGCCGACTCGCGCATGCTGTTCGATACCGAACGCAAGTGCGTGATTGAAGGGCAGTTTGACATCAGCAACTACCAGCTGCAGGACATTTTCGACGCCGAGGATTTGGACTATGACACGCACTGCATTCTGCGGCGCGAAATCAGCCCGAACGGCAAGTCGCGCGCTTTCGTGAACGACACGCCCGTGACGCTGGAAGCCCTGCGGAAAATAGGGGCCAACCTGATGGACATTCACTCGCAGCACGACACGCTGCTGCTGGGCGACGGCGTTTTTCAGCTCAACCTGCTCGATTTGTATGCCGGGCTGGTGCCGCAACGCACCATGTACGGCAGTGCCTTTCGCACCTACCGCAAGCTGGAAGTTGATTTGCAGGCCCTGGAAAGCCAGGCCGCACAGGCCAGCAAGGAGCTGGACTACAACAGTTTCCTGCTGAA
Proteins encoded in this region:
- the tilS gene encoding tRNA lysidine(34) synthetase TilS, whose protein sequence is MLDAVRRFIEEHDLFSIENDPILVAVSGGLDSVVLLDILHRLRVQVAVAHCHFGLRGEDADADEQFVRKLAKQYGLPYFAEFFRTKEFAEQEGISTQMAARLLRYRWFEEVREREQLAAIATAHHQRDQAETMILNLTHGTGLAGLHGIQVKNGHVVRPLLGLGRDDLHDYLVERGLRWREDDSNDSPVYQRNLLRHEVLPVLREINPNLDQTMAATAERVGGAEEIVRRYVEDTAAQARRDEDEVTYLNISTLQKTAATTLVLHELLRPFGFSWPVVKDIVAAFGGESGRRFDSPTHRLVKDREHLVITPRRTSQYGTFQLVAGQTDLLADGMRLKAELHDDAKHFIIPRSKSTAALDADKLKFPLTLRRWQEGDWFMPLGMKGKKLLSDFLIDQKVPLNLKDEVRVLTSADGKICWVVGWRVDDRFKVEDATERVLTVQRM
- a CDS encoding DNA-directed RNA polymerase subunit omega, whose product is MKPNPNAVSSSIVTRNIADITGDNGNVYEAISVISKRANQLSVKLKEELNDKLAEFASTVDNLEEVFENREQIEVSKQYERMPKPTSLAIEEFLQGKIYYSTPEPEEVQIPRELF
- a CDS encoding tetratricopeptide repeat protein, with translation MKKRGWWLLLLCLGLHVGPARACLNDHAATKLDGTWQSSDDESMVMGPVPVGRNLAAEALANRRRLQQFDSLWRTRHRLADYAGYGLTLVYLGRYAEARKVFEQLDTWRPNQYETAANLGTVYELLGNPYLALKWIQKSIQLNPRSHQGTEWLHVNILQAKLRGARAINSEYLLGVDFGEGAAPVPGLRGSRPLDSIQHALYYQLSERLSFVRPPDPIVAQLLFNLGNVYALTSNLESSERVYAEAERYGYHGQLLRKRKAYFWWLRAGTDIIPQLILVALLGLVGFGCWRLGKVLRRRFVRPA
- a CDS encoding outer membrane protein assembly factor BamD: MPISRLTVLFLLVSTLLLGACASGYQKLLKSTDVNKKYAAAVQYYEKGDFFRAGTLLEDLIPLLKGRPEAEKAQFYFANTNYKQRNYVLSAFYFKQFTDTYPNSEYTEEATFLNAKSLFLDSPGFELDQTNTVSALESIQDFLNRYPDSKFKAETDNMAQELQKKLENKAFESARLYYQLRYNQAAVVALTNFQLQYPASAFAEQAAFLRLTAQYSWAKESVESKQRERYLEAVSFYQQFVDTYPKSKNLKAAQDMYDSSQAEITRLKAVPTAAAN
- a CDS encoding flavoprotein, which translates into the protein MADLTPPRNALHGRRILLGVSGSIAAYKAAPLTRLLVKAGAEVQVILTEAAAAFVTPLTLGTLSKKPVLTGFLRNAAAGEWHNHVELGLWADALLIAPASANTIGQLANGLCPNLLCAVYLSARCPVFLAPAMDLDMYAHPAVTQNLARLRSFGNHVFDSPSGELASGLSGHGRMLEPEDIVEELEQFFEK
- a CDS encoding macro domain-containing protein gives rise to the protein MHLNLIATNPEITDAWEKVFADVPQVTVRLGSIFDYPADALISPANSFGYMNGGLDFAISKNLGWHLEKDLQRIIREKYYGELLVGQAEIIPTGHANFPYLIAAPTMRTPMTITRGPNVYLAMKAILTLVRYGKLASGQAVSDVVKTLAVPGLGTGVGQVRPLVCARQMRLAWEDVMKEKFTTEAGWEEMCSNYAYFYTHDRPDIKYDIY
- a CDS encoding OstA-like protein — encoded protein: MSFFRFLVLLFALGPLLGHAQNPTVARPGAAKAPVAPPRATTGTPPAKGAPIKLLTSGQLVGGVFDGVKIRKLIGNVSFQQDDVFLYCDSAYQYIDNNQVEAFSNVRVVQSDTMTITGDHGFYDGAKRTARMTGNVVMRDTRMTLTAPSLEYDMNRKTAYYTETGHLTDPQNTLDSQEGFYDRNSKVFLFKRNVHLVTPDSELNNDTLRYNTVTKIAYFNGPTRIKGKQGNLYAEGGNYNTITRVSDFKKNAKIDTPNYLLGGDNLVYDELKLYGVAKGHVSLTSKKDNLVLRGDAGKYWRALGRTKLYGGRPVVRNIGSQKDTLYMAADTLISIEARPGQTTKRTVLYAFPRVQIFRGNLQGICDSLTYDRQDSIIYLNQDPVLWQAKNQLTADSMQIRSKRGKVDEMRLYANAFAVSQDTLLNFNQTKGRNMISYFRDNKIRRVDVLGNAESIFYALDGDTATTGMNRVLSANMRMLFVDSKLNKISVLSNPEAKFIPPHELKPADERLKNFRWRAKERPTRRQVLGKQFDDRPKKPKAVKKKTKTTPKKAPKAKPTPKKTTAKPAKPVANAAQLPAGPAASPGAPKIPAARR
- a CDS encoding helix-turn-helix domain-containing protein → MFSAARIQALRKSKGYSQELLAEQSGVSLRTIQRVEQGETVPRGHTVQALAAALDVPLEALLALPKPVAEATMEPSGSVPVPGAPAVSRLPDAPAPLLTPAAPAPPASSALPSDPQALELLNLSALCLLVFPFLNLLAPYLLWRKHRHDTAHAAEVGRRVLGFQVLWQVASFFSYLMVLLLQAAMFFYFGVVLKGVFLGVFVLTYLVNVVTVGYNQLLLRRGQLDIYPIRL
- the mdh gene encoding malate dehydrogenase, yielding MKVTVVGAGNVGATCADVLATREIANEIVLVDIKEGFAEGKALDIWQKAPIIGYDSRTVGVTGDYSRTAGSDVVVITSGLPRKPGMTRDDLISTNAGIVKSVTEQVVKYSPNAIIIIVSNPLDVMTYQAHLTSGLDRTKVFGMAGILDTARYRAFLAEALNVSPKDIQAVLMGGHGDTMVPLPRYTTVGGIPVTELIGKEELDAIVARTTNGGGELVKLMGTSAWYAPGAAAAQMVEAIVRDQRRVFPVCIKLEGEYGIDGVYLGAPVILGKNGIEKVIELQLNDEEKALLETSRGHVKEVMDALDKMSAAQPA